A stretch of DNA from Spirosoma endbachense:
CCGAGGCTGTAGATATGGCAGTGACGAGTCGAATTACCGATTCGCTCAGTGTCAGTGGCCTGTTAATTGTAGCCCGATTGAGAGGAATCTAAACACCAGTTATGGTTTATAGTTTACGGTTTATAGTTTGTGGTGAAATCAGCACCTTTAGCCGAAAATCCATAAACCATAAATAATACACCATAAACCAGACCTTGCTTGTGTTTTTACCTATTCTTTTTGGTTTTTTAGTCGGCGTTGCGCTTTGTTTGACCTTTGGAACAGTGTTTTTTGCCCTGATTCAAAATAGTGTTGACAATGGATTTCGGTCGGGGCTAAAAATAGTTTTCGGGGTTATCACGGGCGATACACTCTTCGTACTGGCTGCACTACTTGGTACGGCATTTATCCCCAAAGTTCAGGGCTTTGAAAATCTGATGGCCATTGTCGGGGTTTTATTCCTAACAGCCATGGGTCTGGTCAATATTTTTAAAGGAACACCCCGGCTGGCGTATCCAAAAACCCGCTTTGGCAATTTTGTTTACTATTTTACTACGGGTTTTTTCCTGAATGCGCTCAATCCGGTCAACTTTGTATCGTGGGTAGCCATTGTGGCCTACATTCGTTCACACCTGCATTACACCATGGCTCAGCAATATGGATTCATGATTGCCGCTCTAGTGGGCGTTTTTGTGACCGAATCAGCACTGGCCTATTATGCTAACCGACTTAAGCGGCTTTTTACCCCTCGAGTCGTATTGATTTTCAACCGTACTACGGGTGTAGTCTTTCTCATTGGAGCTGCAAATATTGCCTATAATCGGCTGCTTGAGCCGTTATCGAAAGCGATGAACTGGTAGGAAACGGGATGATTGAGAAAGGCACTGTCACGAAATAACAGTTCCTGGCCTATGTTAGACGTTCTTCAGAAAACTTTCCCACTCACCAATCAGGTTCTTTTTCAGAACGCGCGGAAACTTGTTCTGACCGCCCATTTTTCCTCTTGATGCCATCCAGCTATAAAAGGTTTTAGCGGGTAATACCGTAACGGTTATTTCTTTTAGGGCGTGCCGACGCTCAACGGCGTAATCATCGTTAAGTTCCTTTAGCTTCGCGTCGATTCGGTCGCGGAGGTCGCTGGCATCTACGCTATCATCAGTACCCACGTACCAGTGATGAGCAAACAAAGTGTCGTGAGAGACGCCCGCAACGGTAAATTCCCGAATGGAAATGCCCATTTCCTGCGAAACCAGCTCAATGGCTTTATTCATATTGTCGACAGATAAATGTTCGCCACACAAACTCAGGAAGTGCTTTGTACGGCCCGTAATGACAATTTCTGACCGCTTTTTACTGACAAACCGGATTGTATCACCAATTAAATAACGCCAGGCTCCCGAACAGGTAGAAATCAACAAAGCGTATTCTTTGCCTTCGTCCACTTCATCGATCATCAGCGTTTGGGGATTCGCAACCAGTTCGCCGTCGGACGTGAAGTTCTGCTCATTGAACGGAATGAATTCAAAAAACAACCCATTGTTGAGCACTAACTGCATGCCTTCGGCATTGGGATGAGTTTGATAGGCGATGAATCCTTCAGAGGCCAGATAGGTTTCTATGTAGGTGATCGGGTGGGCCAGCAGTTTCTCAAAGCCTTTCCGATACGGTTCGAACGAAACCCCGCCGTGGCAGAAAACCATTAGATTCGGCCAGACATCATGAATGGTTTTGGCATTATAGCGGGCGATGATCTTCTCCATCAGCAACTGAATCCAGGCCGGAACACCAACGATATAGCCGATATCCCAACTACCTGCCTGCTCAGTTATTTCATCCAGTTTAAGCGCCCAATCCCGTTCCTGCGCAATCTCCCGGCCGGGTTTGTAGAACCGTTGAAACCAGAACGGGATCTGGCTGGCTGTAATACCGCTCAAATCGCCTTCGAAGTGCCCTTCGCGTGCGTTCAGATTTGTACTGCCGCCCAGCATCAGATAACCTTTTTCGTAAAGCGTTGAGGGAAGGTTCTGATAGCGGCCAAGCGTCAGAATCTGGCGGATACTGGAACGCTGAATGGCTTTAGACATCGATTTGGTCACAGGAATGTATTTCGATGCTGCTTCTGATGTGCCGGAACTGAGCGCAAAATATTTGACGCGCCCTGGCCAGGCTATGTCTTTTTCGCCCGCCAGTGAACGTTTCCACCAGCCGTCGAACATGGAGTTGTAATCATGAATGGGAACGGTCTGTTTGAATTTTTCGTAAAACTCCCGTGGTGTTCCAAACTCAGTCGAACTGAGCAGCTCTTCGAAGTGGTAGGTTGTGCCAAACTCCGTAAACCGTGCTTTGCTGATGAGTTTGCGAAAGGCTTTGCGTTGCTGCTTAAACGCGGTCATTTTTCGCAGCCTGACGGCATTCGTTAACCGAATACCGTTTTTGAGCATACTGCCTAGTAGAGCCATAATGATTGTCCGTTTTCCGTTTTCCGTTTAAAGTTCAGTGGCAAACGCAAAGGCTGTTGATGTCATACCCTTGTTCAGCCAACTATAAACGAAAACTGAAAGCAATTAAAGGTTCCAGTTTTTTAGTTCATCCAACATGCCATATGATGTCAGGTCATAATGACAGGGTACAACAGACGTATAGTTCTGAGAAAGAGCATATTCGTCAGTATCTTCGGCATGAGCGTCGAAATTAACGAAATCCCCCGCCAGCCAGAAATACCGTCGACCGTGTGGGTCGCGCCGTTCATCGAACACTTCCTGCCATTTCGCATTGGCCTGGCGACAGATCCGAATGCCTTTCAAGGGTTCAGCGGCTTTGGCCGGGAAATTGACATTCAGTGCTGTTCCGCGCTGAAGGCCACGTTCCAGCACCATACGGACAATGCTCAGGATATGCTCATGTGCATGCGAAAAATCAGCCTTGCTCGTAAAGTCGCCCAGCGAGAAGCCAATGGCCGGTATCCCTTCGATAGCCGCTTCAATGGCCGCCGACATCGTGCCTGAATACAGAATACTGATCGATGAATTACTGCCATGATTGATACCACTGACAACCAGATCGGGCGAGCGGTCTTTCAGAACATGATGTTTGGCCAGCTTAACGCAGTCGGCCGGAGTGCCCGAACATTCATAGGCCGGAACATCGCCAAAGATATCGGAAGGGTAAAGCCGAATCGGATTAGAAATCGTGATGGCATGCCCCATCCCCGACTGAGGGCTGTTCGGGGCAACCACGACCACCGAACCTACTTGTTTCATCAATTCAACGAGTGTCCGAATGCCATGGGATGTGATGCCATCGTCGTTCGTTATTAAAATCAGGGGCTTTTGCTCGGCCATAAAAAGTCAATAGTCATCAGTCGTCAGTCAATAAATGATTGTTGAAGCAGGATACTCGTTGCCTGCAACGGATGCCTATTGGCTGACTTACTATATTTGTTGCAAAACTACGTAAATACGACTGAACGTGCCGTTTAAACTTCGTACTGCTACTTCCGCCGACATTCCGGCTATTATCCGGCTGCAAGAGCAAATCTGGGAACCGACCTACCGACCTATTTTATCATCGGAGCAAATCGAGTATATGTTTATGACAATATATGCACCTGAAGCGCTTCTGGAACAGATGACTACGCTTGGTCATACGTTTGTGTTGCTCGAAACCGAGAGCGATCAGCAACCGACAGAATTGAAAGGATTTGCCGCTTTTGCGCCTTATGGACCAGATAATAAGATATTCAAACTGCATAAAATTTATGTTTTACCCGCTCAGCAGGGGAGTGGTTTTGGAAAAACGCTGATGACGGAGGTTGAAACCCGATGCCAGTCGTTAGGCGGAGAAGAGCTTCTGCTGAACGTAAATCGGTATAACAAGGCCCGAACGTTCTACGAAAAACAGGGATTTCGGGTATTGTATGAGGAGGATATTGCTATTGGGCCCTATTGGATGAATGATTATGTAATGAGCAAACCTTTGGGCATACAGTCGGCCAGTAACCTCGTTTCAAATGATGTCTGATACACTGGTTTCGGTTGTTGTGCCGCTTTACAACGAAGCCGATAATGTTCGACCGTTGCTGGAACGCATCCGTGAAGCACTCTCGACACTACGCTACGAATTGATTCTGGTCGATGATGGCTCCAGAGATGCTACCGTAACGATTGTTCGGCAGTTTGCTGATAATCGAACGAAATTGATCGTACTGGCCCGGAATTATGGACAAACCACCGCCCTGGCCGCTGGTATCGAAGCCGCAACGGGCGAATATGTCGTGACGCTGGACGGTGATCTGCAAAATGATCCGGCCGATATTCCGGGTATGCTTAAACTGGCGCAGACAGAAAATTGGGATGTAGTAGCCGGTAATCGGGCCAATCGCCAGGATGGATTCCTGCTTCGTAAAATACCCAGCCGCATTGCCAATGCGTTGATTCGCCGGATGACGGGCGTTTACCTGCAGGATTATGGCTGTACGCTCAAAATTTTCCGGCGCGAAGTAGCGCAGAAATTAGGTCTTTATGGCGAACTGCACCGCTTCATACCCGTACTGGCGGCAATGCAGGGAAGCCGAATGACACAAATAGATGTACGGCATCATCCACGGATTCATGGCGTTTCTAAATACGGATTGGGTCGAATCGGGCCCGTGTTGAATGACTTACTGGTTGTGCTGTTTTTACAGCGTTATTTCCGTCGGCCGATGCGTCTGTTTGGGCCAGTAGCTGCCCTTTCTCTTCTATTAGGGGTAGGAGTAAGCCTGTTTTTGCTGGTGCAGAAACTGATTGGTGAGATAAGCAATCTGGCCGGGTGGCTCATACTGATTGCCGTACTGCTGCTGGGTGGACTCAATTTACTGGCCTTTGGCTTTATTGCCGAGACGCAGATGCGGACCTACTTTGAGGCTGGCCATAAACCGACGTATCGAATTCGGGAAGTGATTCAGGGGAAGATCTGTGCCGAATAAGCGTTGCGGTTTCCCAGTCCTTTCTTGAAGGCGTTATAAAATTTCGTGCTGCTCAGGGAAGTTAGATAACCACTCGTTTATGACAACAGACGACGCTGACAATACGATCCTGACACAGAACCAGTCGTTGTGGTCGGGTAAGAGTCTAGGTTAAATCTTGACGGTTGGATCTTTCTGGCTACCAATGGTTCGTCGTATCCAGTCTTAACAGGATCATTGATCTAAATAAAAGCGGCTCCGTAGTTAGTCAGCCTGAATAGACACCTCAACCCGTTGCCCCCGCCGACTTACGTAGCCCTGCATCGGCGAATAGCTTTGGGTTTGCTTCCCGTAATAGCCAGTACCGTCGTATGCCCGTAAATTAGGATCTTTTTTGCAGTCGTCAGTACAGGTGCCACCGTGTTCGTCTCCGCAGTTTTCGCAGAGGGTAATGTGGTTGTTGCAGGATGGACTGGCGCAGTTAATCATCCGGCTTGTTGCGGTGCCGCACCGGAAACAGGTCGATACGATGGCCGGGTTGACCTGGTTTACGGGCACCGTGACGCGGTTGTCGAAAACATAACACTGACCATCGAAATCCTCGCCCCCCGCTTCCATACCGTATTTGATAATGCCGCCATGAAGCTGGTAAACATTGTCAAAACCTTGTGACAGAAGATAGGCCGACGCTTTTTCGCACTTGATGCCACCCGTGCAATAGGTAATGATTTTCTTGTTCGAGCCTTTCAGGTGTTCAATTTCCTGAATATGATCCGGCAATTCGCGCAGATTTTCCATGTCGAACGTAACAGCCCCCTTGAACTTGCCGACCGCATGTTCGTAATTGGAGCGCATATCGATCAGCACGACATCGGGGTCATTTTTTAACTTTTTAAATTCATCCGGCTCCAGGTGAATACCGGTCTGCCGAATCGGATCGACGGGGAGTTCGGAATGAACGATCTCATTCTTGACCCGAACGTGCAGTTTCTGAAAGGTATGCCCATCGGCTTCATCGATCTTAAACTCAATACCCGAAAAGCGCGGATCGGCGTGCAGAGCGGCCATATAGGCCTCGCAATCAGCGGCTAATCCCGATACTGTACCATTCAGCCCTTCCGGAGCCACAATCACACGCCCAAGCAGGTTCAACTGAAGGCACAGCAAATGATGCTCCTCGCGATATTGTACCGGATTTTGGATGGGTGAATAGATATAGTATAAAAGAACGCGATATGGTTTCATGATCAATAAGAGAAATCGGACTGCCGAAGCGGAGCGAATCAATGAATTTACAACGATTCGGCCCTGTTCGCTGACTCAGAAATTTTCTGCAAAAATAAACCCATTTTGGTTAAGTTCGTTCCATTAGAAGGCGTAAGAGGAGGAGAGTCAGGATGAACAGGGAAAGAAACCAATAAAATCGGGCCTGCCTGTACCTGCGCTATTGTTCTTGATTTCTCATTTCAGAAATGCCATTCGTGCTCTAAACTATCAGCCTTTTATGCACATTGCGATAACCGGAAATATCGGAGCTGGCAAAACAACCCTCGCCGGGCTATTGGCCAGTCATTACGGCTGGGAGGTTCTATACGAAGCAGTCGAGGGCAATCCGTATCTGGCCGATTTTTACGAAGATATGCCGCGCTGGGCTTTTAACCTTCAGATCTATTTTCTCAATAGCCGCTTTGCGCAGATGCGACGGGTGCTAACGGTTGCCGAACAGGGTCATACGTCAATTATTCAGGACCGAACTATTTACGAGGATGCTGCCATCTTCGCTCGTAATTTATACAAGCTGGGCACCATGAGCGAGCGCGACTACCAGACGTATCGGAACCTGTTTGAAAACATGATGAGTATGGTTCGTCCACCCGATCTGATGATTTACCTACGGGCCGATTTACCTAAACTCCGCAAACAGATACAGAAACGAGGCCGGGCTTTCGAAAAGGCTATCAGTGATGACTATCTGGCAAGTCTGAATCAGCTCTATGAGGAGTTTGTAGCATCGTATCAAATTGGAGATTTATTGATCGTTGATGTTAACCAGCTGGATTATATGGAGGAACCAGCCGATTTTGCCGAAATCGTCCATCGAATTGATCATTGGTTACTGCGCACGACAGTCCGTCCGTGATTCTTTGAATTAAATCCACGGACTATTCCAAACGACTCCGATATATACCAACAAAAAGAGGGGCACCCAGATGAACCAGGTGCCCCCGTTTTTGTTAGACAATCAGGTGTGAAACCGCTTCTCGTTATTCGGTGTCTTTAGACAAGAGCCGGATCAGTTGCTGGGATGCTTCAGTGACCTGGCGCTGGCTGACCACCTGGTAGCTGTTTCGCTGGGCGAAAGGAGCATCGTTACTGACTTCGGCCCAACTGTAATTACTCACCTTATCGGTGGCAATCAGCGAAGCACCAGCTGCCTGAGCATTGTTCCAGAGGTCCTCACCATTGGCGATATAGACCCGAACCAGCAGGTTTTTGGCTGCATAGGCCGGAATGCTTTGGGCCCATTTATCGTGATCGTCCGAGTAAATGTGCATGTTGATGACAACCCGCGAGCCGGTTGTTGGTACATCAGGATTGGATTCATCGTCGGGGCGATCCATATCGGCAAAGCACAGACATCCCTGCTGGTTTGTATTGGCGTAATATGATTTCCAGTCTTCATTTCCGCTCAGGCAGAAAATAAACCGGTTCCGCATATCGCCCAGGGTGGGCCAGCCCGTCAATTCAACATTTTCGCAAAGCGATCTGGATTTACTGGTATAGAGTAAAATGGGGTTAAAAATCAAACTTGTCCGGAAATAGCTGGTCAGGTATCCATCAATCTGACCGGGAAATGTGGTTTTGTCGCCGTTGGAGCTTTTAATGTCGAGTGTTACCCAAACCGGATCGTGGTCCGGATTTGTATCGTGCCAGCTTAGTAGAGAGGCCAGGTACGTAGACAGGTCTGGCCCACCACCTCCCGAATGGCTAACCGTGAACAAGCCCGTTCCTGGATCGTCGGAGTGCCGCCAGATATCGAGCTCAACACCGCGACACCCACAGTTATAGGGTTTGTCGGGATGAAAAACCAGTTGATCATACAGCGACTCATCGCGATCGTAGGAGTTATGCGATCCTTTGAAAGTTACTGATTGATAGGGGAGGTTCTGATAGTTACTCATAAAAAGTAAAAAAGAAGAAGGTAACTACGGAAAAAGAAAGTATGCCTGAATGGCATTTAGCAGCATCATGACAACTAAAAATAACGTGGCCAGAATGGTTATAAGCGATAACTTTCTCATAAGTAAGATTGACAATAACTGGGTGGTAAAAGCGGAATGCCGCATAGAAAAGGCCATTCCGACGGGCTGACAGGCTTGTCGCTTTTCGAACAACAGATGTCATAATCATGAATGTGGCCAGGTTAAACAGGTTGGCAGCACCACTACAGGTAACAGCGATGCTGCCAGGTTATCAAAGCAAAATGATTCGATCCGAGTAGGGGAAAGAAATAATTTCCCTGAAAACAGGGCTGCCTATGCCGACCTCATTTAGAAGATCGTATTCGGAACGGCTTCAAGTAGTTGCTCCTTAAGCTGAACATCCTGATCGATATTGCTATGACGAGTGATTATGATACCCACGTTGTAATACCCGGCATTATCGTCGAATCGCTCATCGAAAGCCAGAATGTTAATAGCTCCCCGACCAGGTTTACCCGAGGTTGCACTCATCCGGCCGTTGTTTGGGCTAGTGGGGTCATTCGTGTCATTCACCACGGGGCATGGGAAAAACGCATTCACGTTCTTGGTATCGTCGCTGTAATATTTGTAGAGTCTGCCCTCATTTTTTGTGTCACCCGTCAGGTGATAATCATCGGTAGCGTAGATAGCTCCGCTCGATTCGGGCATGCAAACAATCAGGCCACCTTCGTTTTTTGCATAGTCTCCGGTGCCGGGGTCCAGGCCGTAGGCAGTCCGACGGGCCGTTCCTAACTCATCAGGAATGGCATCGATAATGGCCTCAACCCCAGCCGTAAAACCAGCGACCAGTGGGGCCATTTCAGGTTCGGCCAGCACCACGGCGCCACCCGCTACGACATTGATAATGCCCACGATCCCCTTAATGGGTTCCATACTCACTTTGTCGAAAGAGGCAATGCCAGCGGTGTTATACACCTCGATTTCGTCACCTTCCAGCACATTGTCGATGACGATGCCTTTGTCATCATTGGCCGGAATAGAAGCCCAGACAAGATA
This window harbors:
- a CDS encoding LysE family translocator, whose protein sequence is MFLPILFGFLVGVALCLTFGTVFFALIQNSVDNGFRSGLKIVFGVITGDTLFVLAALLGTAFIPKVQGFENLMAIVGVLFLTAMGLVNIFKGTPRLAYPKTRFGNFVYYFTTGFFLNALNPVNFVSWVAIVAYIRSHLHYTMAQQYGFMIAALVGVFVTESALAYYANRLKRLFTPRVVLIFNRTTGVVFLIGAANIAYNRLLEPLSKAMNW
- a CDS encoding GH3 family domain-containing protein; amino-acid sequence: MALLGSMLKNGIRLTNAVRLRKMTAFKQQRKAFRKLISKARFTEFGTTYHFEELLSSTEFGTPREFYEKFKQTVPIHDYNSMFDGWWKRSLAGEKDIAWPGRVKYFALSSGTSEAASKYIPVTKSMSKAIQRSSIRQILTLGRYQNLPSTLYEKGYLMLGGSTNLNAREGHFEGDLSGITASQIPFWFQRFYKPGREIAQERDWALKLDEITEQAGSWDIGYIVGVPAWIQLLMEKIIARYNAKTIHDVWPNLMVFCHGGVSFEPYRKGFEKLLAHPITYIETYLASEGFIAYQTHPNAEGMQLVLNNGLFFEFIPFNEQNFTSDGELVANPQTLMIDEVDEGKEYALLISTCSGAWRYLIGDTIRFVSKKRSEIVITGRTKHFLSLCGEHLSVDNMNKAIELVSQEMGISIREFTVAGVSHDTLFAHHWYVGTDDSVDASDLRDRIDAKLKELNDDYAVERRHALKEITVTVLPAKTFYSWMASRGKMGGQNKFPRVLKKNLIGEWESFLKNV
- the surE gene encoding 5'/3'-nucleotidase SurE: MAEQKPLILITNDDGITSHGIRTLVELMKQVGSVVVVAPNSPQSGMGHAITISNPIRLYPSDIFGDVPAYECSGTPADCVKLAKHHVLKDRSPDLVVSGINHGSNSSISILYSGTMSAAIEAAIEGIPAIGFSLGDFTSKADFSHAHEHILSIVRMVLERGLQRGTALNVNFPAKAAEPLKGIRICRQANAKWQEVFDERRDPHGRRYFWLAGDFVNFDAHAEDTDEYALSQNYTSVVPCHYDLTSYGMLDELKNWNL
- a CDS encoding GNAT family N-acetyltransferase gives rise to the protein MPFKLRTATSADIPAIIRLQEQIWEPTYRPILSSEQIEYMFMTIYAPEALLEQMTTLGHTFVLLETESDQQPTELKGFAAFAPYGPDNKIFKLHKIYVLPAQQGSGFGKTLMTEVETRCQSLGGEELLLNVNRYNKARTFYEKQGFRVLYEEDIAIGPYWMNDYVMSKPLGIQSASNLVSNDV
- a CDS encoding glycosyltransferase family 2 protein, whose amino-acid sequence is MMSDTLVSVVVPLYNEADNVRPLLERIREALSTLRYELILVDDGSRDATVTIVRQFADNRTKLIVLARNYGQTTALAAGIEAATGEYVVTLDGDLQNDPADIPGMLKLAQTENWDVVAGNRANRQDGFLLRKIPSRIANALIRRMTGVYLQDYGCTLKIFRREVAQKLGLYGELHRFIPVLAAMQGSRMTQIDVRHHPRIHGVSKYGLGRIGPVLNDLLVVLFLQRYFRRPMRLFGPVAALSLLLGVGVSLFLLVQKLIGEISNLAGWLILIAVLLLGGLNLLAFGFIAETQMRTYFEAGHKPTYRIREVIQGKICAE
- the trhO gene encoding oxygen-dependent tRNA uridine(34) hydroxylase TrhO, whose product is MKPYRVLLYYIYSPIQNPVQYREEHHLLCLQLNLLGRVIVAPEGLNGTVSGLAADCEAYMAALHADPRFSGIEFKIDEADGHTFQKLHVRVKNEIVHSELPVDPIRQTGIHLEPDEFKKLKNDPDVVLIDMRSNYEHAVGKFKGAVTFDMENLRELPDHIQEIEHLKGSNKKIITYCTGGIKCEKASAYLLSQGFDNVYQLHGGIIKYGMEAGGEDFDGQCYVFDNRVTVPVNQVNPAIVSTCFRCGTATSRMINCASPSCNNHITLCENCGDEHGGTCTDDCKKDPNLRAYDGTGYYGKQTQSYSPMQGYVSRRGQRVEVSIQAD
- a CDS encoding deoxynucleoside kinase, which encodes MHIAITGNIGAGKTTLAGLLASHYGWEVLYEAVEGNPYLADFYEDMPRWAFNLQIYFLNSRFAQMRRVLTVAEQGHTSIIQDRTIYEDAAIFARNLYKLGTMSERDYQTYRNLFENMMSMVRPPDLMIYLRADLPKLRKQIQKRGRAFEKAISDDYLASLNQLYEEFVASYQIGDLLIVDVNQLDYMEEPADFAEIVHRIDHWLLRTTVRP
- a CDS encoding Ca2+-dependent phosphoinositide-specific phospholipase C — encoded protein: MSNYQNLPYQSVTFKGSHNSYDRDESLYDQLVFHPDKPYNCGCRGVELDIWRHSDDPGTGLFTVSHSGGGGPDLSTYLASLLSWHDTNPDHDPVWVTLDIKSSNGDKTTFPGQIDGYLTSYFRTSLIFNPILLYTSKSRSLCENVELTGWPTLGDMRNRFIFCLSGNEDWKSYYANTNQQGCLCFADMDRPDDESNPDVPTTGSRVVINMHIYSDDHDKWAQSIPAYAAKNLLVRVYIANGEDLWNNAQAAGASLIATDKVSNYSWAEVSNDAPFAQRNSYQVVSQRQVTEASQQLIRLLSKDTE